One window of Magallana gigas chromosome 2, xbMagGiga1.1, whole genome shotgun sequence genomic DNA carries:
- the LOC117681363 gene encoding uncharacterized protein → MTSQGWKTGENAEKSPSVHYANWKETILLKKQMHVLERSEKNVIHRIKIDQKVLFKRFQDKLYRSKLCEARMHGNKEIERELRAKNLHGLNTDFGSVEKDYEFLTKLQSNRKKSQQNKQKKHPKITVTIPKDTQKELVDDVFMDGNGTRRRSNSVSECMTSRSTGTLAGLPLPTVDRPSTTGSRPQQREVEVSVQSLPLKKDIQLSIATKGKKQNNKLTLDLPVKQKARPHTCGPSLLQQVTKDATSGSRRPSEQENHRKKSSSFFEDEKKIDVVELQLKATKSLNYDQKIQEFVDTLNDLVVDDIEDRDYYTLRLRAAMKEISGIKYEQVPGTPEDEYNRHVGNLDLKSLTFKNLKFDFSSRDTVTTADNFRPDYQPVILSSDESSDDDDDM, encoded by the coding sequence ATGACATCGCAAGGATGGAAAACGGGTGAAAATGCTGAAAAGTCTCCATCAGTGCATTATGCAAATTGGAAGGAAACTATCTTATTGAAAAAACAAATGCATGTGTTGGAAAGAAGTGAGAAAAATGTAATTCATAGAATCAAAATAGACCAAAAAGTGTTATTCAAACGATTTCAGGATAAGTTGTATAGATCTAAATTATGTGAGGCGCGCATGCATGGAAATAAAGAAATAGAAAGAGAACTTCGGGCCAAAAATCTCCATGGATTAAACACTGATTTTGGTAGTGTCGAAAAGGATTACGAGTTCCTCACAAAACTTCAGAGCAACCGGAAAAAGTCGCagcaaaataaacagaaaaaacatCCAAAAATTACAGTCACCATTCCAAAAGACACTCAAAAGGAACTTGTCGATGACGTATTTATGGACGGCAATGGTACTCGACGGAGAAGCAACTCTGTCAGTGAATGCATGACGTCACGATCGACAGGTACCCTAGCAGGTCTACCCCTGCCCACCGTAGATCGACCATCCACCACGGGGAGTCGTCCACAACAGCGGGAGGTAGAAGTCAGCGTCCAATCCCTGCCCCTCAAAAAAGACATCCAGCTGAGTATTGCCACCAAAGGAAAGAAACAGAACAACAAACTGACGTTAGATTTGCCGGTGAAGCAGAAAGCGCGGCCTCACACATGCGGACCGTCCCTGTTGCAGCAAGTCACCAAAGATGCAACATCCGGGTCACGGCGGCCATCAGAACAAGAGAACCACAGAAAGAAATCCTCCAGTTTCTTTGAGGATGAGAAGAAAATCGATGTTGTCGAATTACAGTTAAAAGCGACCAAGTCTTTGAATTATGACCAGAAAATCCAAGAGTTTGTAGACACCTTGAATGACTTGGTAGTGGATGACATTGAAGACAGAGACTATTATACACTGAGACTCAGGGCAGCGATGAAGGAAATATCAGGTATTAAATACGAGCAAGTACCCGGAACTCCGGAAGATGAGTACAACAGGCATGTGGGTAACTTGGATCTAAAAAGCCTCACTTTCAAAAATCTGAAGTTTGATTTCAGTTCACGTGACACCGTGACAACGGCAGATAATTTCCGTCCGGACTATCAGCCGGTCATCTTGTCCTCTGACGAGTCCAGCGACGACGATGACGATATGTAG
- the LOC105339008 gene encoding insulin-like growth factor-binding protein complex acid labile subunit yields the protein MILLTLAIALFMFTMKSFADFRCPVLEKQTSCTCREDVWWNNDRLTIVNCSHANLKTMPNLSSLSNRNVTKLLLRGNNISSISLSDLGFKNITELDLSKNTLENHAIGALSQLAPYITKLNLARNRIAIDQDLMFMKDLSVLTELIMDSNMIHNYQNDIQVLPNDIFRDLRLHSLRKLSLSSCGITSIGPRAFVGLESIKEIDLTYNYLENVPSALLHLRNLQKLFLGGNDLSTIATNSFHSLTSLEKIVLDYNELSSIENGAFAGLEESLKELELHGNYLQQIPSAALKPLRKLLFLKISKNDIRTIHNAFQGNYQLDMLYLDSNPLTFTKTTFQGLENSLETLFLREVGMTSIPVSSLAPLKMLSYLDVSHNHFHRQTFDTSLSTLSIKTLVMSNNSLVHISPSAFSNMRHSIGLDLDNNNISDISFIVHAPLCSFSYVDITGNPLECDCDVEEILHSGTIFDMGLTGFCKLRNTVYELGSSKLEEQLHGFCNRSERIVWCPGKFESNRAVQSNAGLTLMNVWICFVSVLLNKSYK from the coding sequence ATGATTCTGTTAACTCTTGCGATTGCCTTATTTATGTTCACCATGAAGTCATTCGCTGACTTCCGTTGCCCCGTTCTGGAGAAGCAGACGTCATGCACGTGCCGAGAAGACGTCTGGTGGAACAATGACAGACTGACCATCGTGAACTGCAGCCATGCAAATCTAAAAACGATGCCTAATTTATCATCCCTGTCAAACCGCAACGTGACAAAGCTTTTACTGCGCGGAAacaatatatcttcaatctccCTATCGGATTTGGGTTTTAAGAACATCACAGAGCTAGATTTAAGCAAAAACACATTGGAGAACCACGCCATCGGGGCTCTCTCACAGCTTGCACCCTATATAACAAAGCTCAATTTGGCACGCAATCGAATAGCCATCGATCAAGACTTAATGTTCATGAAAGATTTAAGTGTTCTAACAGAGCTTATAATGGATTCAAATATGATCcataattatcaaaatgatatCCAGGTCCTCCCAAATGACATTTTCAGAGATCTGCGTTTACACTCGCTTCGCAAACTGAGTTTGAGTTCCTGCGGAATCACTTCCATAGGGCCGCGGGCATTCGTCGGATTGGAATCAATCAAAGAGATCGATCTCACctataattatttagaaaatGTGCCATCGGCATTGTTACATCTGCGAAATCTGCAAAAGCTATTCCTGGGTGGAAACGACTTATCAACAATAGCAACAAACAGTTTTCACTCTTTGACAAGTTTGGAAAAAATAGTTCTAGACTACAACGAACTGTCTTCGATAGAAAATGGCGCCTTTGCAGGACTGGAAGAGAGTCTCAAAGAACTCGAGCTTCATGGTAATTATCTACAACAGATACCGTCTGCCGCGTTGAAACCACTAAGGAaacttctgtttttaaaaatatcaaaaaacgACATCAGAACCATCCACAATGCATTTCAGGGCAATTACCAGCTAGACATGCTTTATCTTGACAGCAACCCACTGACCTTTACCAAAACTACATTCCAGGGACTAGAAAATTCGCTAGAGACTTTGTTTCTGAGGGAAGTAGGGATGACAAGTATACCCGTGTCTTCTCTAGCCCCTCTCAAAATGCTATCATACTTGGACGTATCTCATAACCATTTCCATAGGCAAACGTTTGATACCAGTTTATCTACTTTATCAATTAAAACTCTGGTCATGAGTAATAACAGCCTCGTGCACATATCTCCCTCAGCATTCTCAAACATGCGACACTCGATTGGACTCGACTTAGACAACAATAATATATCGGACATTTCATTTATTGTCCATGCACCCCTATGCTCTTTCAGTTACGTAGATATAACGGGTAATCCACTCGAATGCGATTGTGACGTTGAAGAAATTTTGCACAGTGGCACCATTTTTGACATGGGATTAACAGGTTTTTGCAAACTACGTAATACTGTGTATGAGCTTGGAAGCTCTAAACTTGAGGAACAGCTACATGGGTTTTGTAACAGGAGTGAAAGGATAGTTTGGTGCCCAGGAAAGTTCGAGTCGAATCGTGCGGTGCAATCAAACGCAGGATTAACTTTGATGAATGTGTGGATATGCTTTGTTTCTGTTCTCCTTAACAAGAgctacaaataa
- the LOC105339010 gene encoding S-acyl fatty acid synthase thioesterase, medium chain isoform X1, with protein MIDCRMVDKFLNCLRAKPNAKYAMICFPWAGGGSNFYAQWGKKFPDSIEVCGVTLPGRESRFGEPCSTDAKQIVKDTCSAILNRYPDKDLVFWGHSMGALFSFETALLMKKLHHKEPVRMFCSGVSAPHTPERKSLGSKVADMSDSEFIEFLKRLGGTPEQMISDPEMMKLFLPPLRADYTMIAGFSSEVCGTDPPFSCPIHVFDGQDDVKHNLEAWKDMTSGETSIQYLPGGHFYLKEAANQSFLISYISKTLV; from the exons atgattGATTGTAGAATGGTTGACAAGTTTCTGAACTGCCTTCGTGCCAAACCCAATGCCAAATATGCGATGATCTGTTTCCCTTGGGCTGGTGGAGGATCTAACTTTTATGCACAGTGGGGAAAAAAGTTTCCTGATTCTATAGAGG TTTGTGGGGTCACTCTACCAGGGCGTGAATCTCGTTTTGGAGAACCATGTTCAACGGACGCCAAACAAATTGTAAAGGACACATGTTCTGCAATCCTGAACAGGTACCCGGATAAAGACCTAGTCTTCTGGGGTCACAG TATGGGAGCACTCTTCAGTTTTGAAACTGCTCTCTTGATGAAGAAATTACATCATAAAGAACCAGTGAGAATGTTTTGTTCGGGAGTTTCGGCGCCACAT ACCCCGGAAAGGAAAAGCTTGGGATCAAAAGTTGCGGACATGTCTGATTCAGAGTTTATAGAATTCTTGAAAAGGCTTG GGGGGACCCCAGAACAGATGATATCAGACCCCGAGATGATGAAACTTTTCTTACCTCCTCTCAGGGCAGATTACACGATGATTGCAGGTTTCAG ttctGAAGTCTGTGGAACAGACCCGCCCTTTTCTTgtcctatacatgtatttgacggTCAAGACGACGTCAAACATAATTTAGAAg CATGGAAGGATATGACTTCAGGAGAGACATCGATCCAGTATCTGCCCGGGGGTCACTTCTACCTCAAAGAAGCAGCCAATCAAAGCTTCCTCATCTCATACATTTCCAAAACTCTCGTATGA
- the LOC105339010 gene encoding S-acyl fatty acid synthase thioesterase, medium chain isoform X2 has translation MVDKFLNCLRAKPNAKYAMICFPWAGGGSNFYAQWGKKFPDSIEVCGVTLPGRESRFGEPCSTDAKQIVKDTCSAILNRYPDKDLVFWGHSMGALFSFETALLMKKLHHKEPVRMFCSGVSAPHTPERKSLGSKVADMSDSEFIEFLKRLGGTPEQMISDPEMMKLFLPPLRADYTMIAGFSSEVCGTDPPFSCPIHVFDGQDDVKHNLEAWKDMTSGETSIQYLPGGHFYLKEAANQSFLISYISKTLV, from the exons ATGGTTGACAAGTTTCTGAACTGCCTTCGTGCCAAACCCAATGCCAAATATGCGATGATCTGTTTCCCTTGGGCTGGTGGAGGATCTAACTTTTATGCACAGTGGGGAAAAAAGTTTCCTGATTCTATAGAGG TTTGTGGGGTCACTCTACCAGGGCGTGAATCTCGTTTTGGAGAACCATGTTCAACGGACGCCAAACAAATTGTAAAGGACACATGTTCTGCAATCCTGAACAGGTACCCGGATAAAGACCTAGTCTTCTGGGGTCACAG TATGGGAGCACTCTTCAGTTTTGAAACTGCTCTCTTGATGAAGAAATTACATCATAAAGAACCAGTGAGAATGTTTTGTTCGGGAGTTTCGGCGCCACAT ACCCCGGAAAGGAAAAGCTTGGGATCAAAAGTTGCGGACATGTCTGATTCAGAGTTTATAGAATTCTTGAAAAGGCTTG GGGGGACCCCAGAACAGATGATATCAGACCCCGAGATGATGAAACTTTTCTTACCTCCTCTCAGGGCAGATTACACGATGATTGCAGGTTTCAG ttctGAAGTCTGTGGAACAGACCCGCCCTTTTCTTgtcctatacatgtatttgacggTCAAGACGACGTCAAACATAATTTAGAAg CATGGAAGGATATGACTTCAGGAGAGACATCGATCCAGTATCTGCCCGGGGGTCACTTCTACCTCAAAGAAGCAGCCAATCAAAGCTTCCTCATCTCATACATTTCCAAAACTCTCGTATGA
- the LOC105339009 gene encoding uncharacterized protein yields the protein MWRWICGIPRALRQNLHNPRFSTTACLEEEKKTNHARFCHTTRQSSFHGQQKDDRRGYDEWWNNKPGWNCLSPSDTLGVLGLGAIVYLSLQISRCHQKVSERNEKPVYARNCLISQISQVVFCHPTTVRRLGEQRGEIQDSGKAPVEWKTKEDPLTKVMAEFENVVQKYVAIAKTIQAQRKARKGEMTDAVSMWKEASEMGYSRSQFNLGLSYETGQGVKKDARKAAKYYKMAAAENHTQAMYNLALMYREGEGVKQDTGKAIDLMERAAEQGLAQAQTYLGVHYTETESQDYNKAASMFSEAAKQENPEAQYFLGICYEQGLGVEVNECKAAHLYSQAAQSGHDGALYNLAVFHEYGIGGLPEDSISAEELYRKSAQLGNKMAEDKVMEIEAKKVVKPWKGDYPPCRMDEFLHDLDRFSGSDEEKAESQAKEIPRQYPQREEMTGLKGDDSRSSLHMSSSSPSLTEYVRQHLSHLQIGAGPVLGLPSPLSAQDLAAGAWNPQYGSPKLTSPSPPSSSVVFTLGDVDEELLAVNSLNLTSTPTDIQFQILERNSHHFCSMIQRTSTTPDLQSQVVSCL from the exons ATGTGGAGGTGGATATGTGGGATTCCACGag CGTTACGGCAGAACCTTCATAACCCGCGTTTCTCCACTACCGCGTGTTTAGAGGAAGAAAAAAAGACCAACCATGCCAGATTCTGTCACACAACTAG GCAGAGTAGTTTTCACGGTCAGCAGAAAGATGATCGGAGAGGGTACGATGAGTGGTGGAACAACAAACCAGGGTGGAACTGTTTGTCCCCATCTGATACCTTAGGGGTCCTGGGATTG GGTGCGATTGTGTATCTTAGCCTGCAGATATCACGATGTCACCAAAAGGTCTCGGAGAGAAATGAAAAGCCTGTATATGCCAGGAACTGCCTTATCTCTCAGATATCCCAGGTTGTGTTTTGTCATCCCACCACAGTCAGGAGATTGGGGGAGCAGAGAGGGGAGATCCAGGACAGTGGAAAGGCCCCAGTAGAATGG AAAACAAAAGAAGACCCATTAACAAAGGTGATGGCTGAATTTGAAAATGTGGTTCAAAAATATGTGGCCATAGCTAAAACCATTCAAGCCCAGCGCAAGGCCAGGAAAGGGGAGATGACTGATGCAGTCAGCATGTGGAAAGAGGCCAGCGAGATGGGATACTCTAGATCACAGTTCAATCTGGGCCTCAGCTACGAAACAGGTCAAGGAGTGAAAAAAGATGCTAGGAAG GCTGCCAAGTATTACAAGATGGCAGCGGCTGAGAACCACACCCAGGCCATGTACAACTTGGCCCTGATGTACCGCGAAGGAGAGGGAGTAAAACAGGACACAGGCAAAGCCATCGATCTGATGGAGAGGGCTGCCGAGCAGGGACTAGCCCAG GCTCAGACATATCTTGGAGTACATTACACAGAAACTGAAAGTCAGGACTACAACAAGGCTGCGTCAATGTTCAGTGAGGCTGCAAAACAAGAG AATCCTGAGGCACAGTACTTCCTAGGAATTTGCTACGAGCAGGGATTGGGTGTAGAAGTCAACGAGTGTAAGGCAGCCCACTTGTACTCCCAAGCTGCTCAATCTGGGCACGACGGAGCGCTGTACAACCTGGCCGTGTTTCACGAGTATGGCATTGGAG GTTTACCAGAAGATTCCATCTCAGCTGAGGAGCTCTACAGGAAATCTGCCCAGCTTGGTAATAAAATGGCTGAGGATAAAGTAATGGAGATTGAAGCCAAGAAAGTTGTGAAGCCATGGAAGGGGGATTATCCACCTTGCAGAatggatgaatttttacatgatTTAG ATCGATTTTCTGGCAGCGATGAGGAAAAAGCTGAATCTCAAGCAAAAGAAATTCCAAGACAATACCCTCAAAGAGAAGAGATGACAGGGCTAAAGGGAGACGACTCTAGGAGTTCTCTCCACATGTCCTCCTCTTCTCCCTCTTTGACGGAGTATGTCCGCCAACACCTGTCTCATCTACAGATTGGAGCGGGTCCTGTCTTAGGTCTTCCATCTCCTCTCTCTGCTCAGGACTTGGCTGCAGGGGCTTGGAATCCACAGTATGGTAGCCCCAAGCTTACCTCACCCTCTCCCCCCAGCTCCTCAGTGGTCTTCACCCTCGGGGATGTGGATGAGGAGCTGTTGGCTGTGAACAGTCTGAACCTCACATCCACTCCGACTGACATCCAGTTCCAGATTCTGGAGAGAAATAGTCATCATTTCTGCTCAATGATACAGAGGACCTCTACCACACCTGATCTACAGAGCCAAGTCGTTTCCTGTCTTTGa